The Thermodesulfobacteriota bacterium genome includes a window with the following:
- a CDS encoding c-type cytochrome: MIGLMSMNRRVRLSGASLLIFSFLLLVLYGLYSCDIDNPDQGGGSPFDNADLVRGGLLYDQYWEVTGGDEPTDTNPTYPSETNAMVFPPDGRMGSQTWRCKECHGWDYLGNEGLYAFPNSHWTDIEGLLQLADNLRLLESGNNDLAPFAQENGELTPEELFDIIKFGIPGIMTGYEDQLSDDDIWDLVRFLKLGLIDDRDLVDYDTEGKIGVIPPVDLENGASLFNSVCALCHGVDGEGLEAFGTEGVSLHDLVEENPVEFIHKVRFGNPGTAMPSAINNGWSLDDIKDVVAYANDVLPNPPTPTPTPTASPTPTPTASPTPTPTPTASPTPTPTPTASPTPTPTPTPTPPPGEQLYIDNCQGCHGVNGAGGPFSPVQGATAGEITDAISTVPLMMTPGLMALTPAEIQAIADFLAP; encoded by the coding sequence ATGATTGGGTTAATGAGTATGAATAGGAGGGTAAGACTGTCAGGCGCGTCCCTGCTAATTTTTTCATTTCTATTACTTGTCCTGTATGGATTATATAGCTGTGACATCGACAATCCAGATCAAGGGGGTGGTAGTCCGTTTGATAATGCTGACCTGGTCAGAGGGGGCTTGCTCTATGACCAATATTGGGAGGTGACTGGCGGCGATGAACCGACTGATACGAACCCCACTTATCCGAGTGAGACAAACGCAATGGTGTTCCCCCCAGATGGCAGGATGGGTTCTCAGACCTGGCGCTGTAAGGAGTGTCACGGGTGGGACTACCTGGGTAATGAAGGCCTCTATGCTTTCCCCAATTCCCATTGGACAGACATAGAAGGTCTGCTCCAGCTCGCTGACAACCTCAGGCTCCTGGAATCCGGTAACAACGATTTAGCGCCGTTTGCTCAGGAAAACGGAGAACTTACCCCTGAAGAGCTATTTGACATAATCAAATTTGGTATCCCGGGAATAATGACCGGCTACGAGGACCAACTCTCTGACGACGATATATGGGACTTAGTTAGGTTTCTTAAACTGGGGTTGATAGACGATAGAGATTTGGTTGATTATGATACCGAAGGCAAGATCGGAGTAATTCCACCCGTAGATTTAGAAAATGGGGCGAGTCTATTTAACTCAGTCTGTGCTCTTTGTCACGGAGTAGATGGGGAAGGTTTAGAAGCTTTCGGTACCGAAGGTGTTAGTCTTCATGATCTCGTAGAGGAAAATCCTGTGGAATTTATACACAAGGTGAGATTCGGGAACCCAGGGACTGCTATGCCAAGCGCTATTAATAACGGATGGTCACTTGACGATATAAAAGATGTCGTTGCCTATGCAAATGATGTATTACCTAATCCACCTACTCCAACTCCGACACCGACAGCCAGTCCTACACCTACACCGACGGCCAGTCCTACACCAACACCTACACCAACAGCTTCTCCCACGCCTACTCCGACACCAACAGCGTCTCCAACACCAACTCCCACGCCAACACCTACGCCTCCCCCGGGTGAACAGCTCTACATAGATAACTGTCAAGGATGCCATGGTGTTAATGGTGCTGGTGGACCATTCTCGCCTGTGCAAGGTGCGACCGCGGGTGAAATTACGGATGCTATTAGTACCGTGCCTCTAATGATGACCCCTGGTCTTATGGCCCTGACACCTGCAGAAATCCAGGCAATTGCTGATTTCCTTGCTCCATAA